The genomic interval GCCGGCTTGTAAGAGTAAAAAGGTTTCCAATCTTTTTTTCACCGGACAATTGACCGTACCAGGTCCGGGTGTTCCTCCCAGTTTGATCAGTGGAGAGGTAGTGGCCCGGGAGGTGTTTAAGAATATTGGCCTATAAACAATGAAAACCAAAACAGCGGTTTGTTAAGCCGTTTTTTAGCTTATATTCAAGTAACTATGTTCAGTCTGTTTAATACCGTCAGCGAACGCTGCAGCCGGGCCACTACGGAGGAGTACAGTACCTCTTTTGCGAGCGCGATCCGCCTGTTGCACAATGACATGCGTAAACCCATTTACAATATCTATGGTTTTGTACGCTTTGCGGATGAGATCGTAGATTCCTTTCATGATCATGATAAGGTAACCTTGCTGGCCGAATTCAAGAAGGATACCTATCTGGCAATTGAACGAGGGATCAGCATGAACCCGATCCTGCAGAGCTTTCAGAAGACAGTGAATGAGTACAATATTGACCACGAGCTGATCGATGCTTTCTTTCATAGCATGGAAATGGATCTGACCCGAACTTCTTACAATGAAGCCGGATACCAGGAATATATTTATGGTTCGGCTGAGGTGGTTGGATTGATGTGTCTTTATGTATTCTGCGAAGGGAATAAAGAATTATATAAAAAACTGGAAGCTCCGGCCCGGTCATTAGGGGCCGCCTTTCAAAAGGTCAATTTTTTACGGGATGTAAAGGCCGATTTCAATGGTCTTTCGCGTGTTTATTTTCCCGGATGTGATTTCAACAATTTTACCGCTGCCGAGAAAAAGCAGATTGAGGAAGATATTCACCGCGATTTTCACAAGGCCTATGCCGGCATTCTCAAGTTGCCCATGAAGTCCCGCTTTGGGGTCTATGTCGCCTATAAATATTACCTTTCCCTTTTCCGCAAGATCTGTAAAACAGGCCCGGCGCATATACTTGAATCAAGGATACGCATTCCGAACTACATGAAAATGATGATCGTGTTGCGGGCCAGTTTGAAGAATCAAATGGGATTGATCTGATATGGACCAGGATGATATTATATTGGTGAATGAGCAGGATGAACAGACCGGAACCTCTTCCAAGACCCTGGTACATGAGAAGGGGTGGCTTCACCGTGCATTTTCCGTCTTTGTATTTGATAAGGAAGGGCGTATGCTTCTGCAGCGCCGTGCCGAAGGAAAGTACCATTGTGGTGGGTTATGGACCAATACCTGTTGCAGTCACCCCAGGCCTGGCGAGTTGACTGAAACCGCCGCACACCGCCGGTTGCAGGAGGAAATGGGCTTTGATACCGACCTGGAAGAAATATTTCATTTTATTTACCAGGCTCCGTTTGACAATGGATTGACGGAACATGAGTTCGATCACGTCTTTGCCGGTGAATTTGACGGCAGGGTAGAACCGGATCCCGAAGAAGTTAGCGAATACCAATATTTACATTTGTATAAGATCGCACAAATGGTGAAACAAAACCCGGAGGCCTTTACGCCCTGGTTCCTTCTGGCTCTTCCCCGTGTAGAGGAATGGTGGAACAAGCGATACCAACGATTGCTCGCCTGAGAAGGGGTGTATTTTTCACCACAAATAATGAATTTGTATGACCGCATTATTTTATGTTCTGGTATTGATCTCTACGTTTATCATCATGGAGGGTGTCACCTGGGCCACCCATAAATATGTGATGCACGGGTTTCTTTGGTATTTGCATAAGGATCATCACCAGGTAGAACCTGGTTTCTTTGAAAAAAACGATGCCTTCTTTGTGATCTTTGCCGTGCCCAGTATGTTGCTTATTTATTTTGGTACTTTCAATCATACCTGGTGGATGCAGGCCATTGGTTTTGGGATCATGGCCTATGGTTTTGCCTATTTTATGGTCCATGATGTGATCATTCACCAACGGTTCAAGTGGTTTGCCCGCAGCAAAAGCACCTATGTACGCGCTATTCGCTGGGCGCACAAAATGCACCACAAGCACCTGAATAAGGAGGAAGGCGAGAGTTTTGGCATGTTGTATGTTCACCGGAAATACTGGGAGAAAGTATGGCGTGACAAAAAACTAATGGCCGGTAAAAAAGTGGAATATGCCCCAGAGGCCGACTGATTCCATCCACGTATACGATATCATCATTGCAGGCATGGGATGTGCCGGCCTGAGTCTCGCTTCGCGCCTGGTGGCACAAGGAAAATTTTCCGATAAAAAAATACTGTTGATCGACCGGGTCTCCAAAACCCAAAACGACCGTACCTGGTGTTTTTGGGAAAAGGGGCAGGGATTCTTTGAGTCAATAGTCCATCATCAATGGCCAAAGACCTGGGTGCATGGAGAGGGGTTTTCCCGTTGCCTGGATATTTCTCCTTATACCTACAAAATGATTCGGGGAAATGATTTCTATGCCTATAATCTTCGTATCCTGAAAGGCCAATCCAATTTTACCATCCAGCAGGAAGAAGTGGTCGAGGTAAATCCGGATGGTTGGGTAAGTACGGCAGGTGGCAACCGGTATCACGCACCGCTGATCTTCAATAGCATCCCTTCCCCCCGACCAGCGGCTTCGGATAAGTTGATCTGGATGTTGCAGCATTTCAAAGGATGGGTGATCAAAACACAAGATCCGGTATTTGATCCCGCCGAAGCTACACTCATGGATTTTCGGGTTGATCAGTCAAGAGGCACCTGTTTTGTCTATGTAATGCCCTTTGACAAACACACGGCCCTTGTTGAATACACCTTATTCTCGTCTGAATTATTGGAAGATGAAGAGTATGATCTGGGCCTGGATACCTATATCCGACAGCATGTGACGGCCGGTCCTTTTACCATTACGGAGAAAGAGTTTGGTATCATTCCCATGACCAATTACCGCTTTCCTGCTGGTGAGGGGGCTGTTATTTCCATTGGTACATCGGGTGGGCAAACAAAAGGCTCAAGCGGGTATACGTTTCAATTCATTCAAAAACAATCCCGGTTACTGGTGGATCAACTTGCGCGGCATTATGATACAGCTAAAAGTTATCAACCTGTTGGACAGCCTCCTGCACGCTTCCGGTTCTATGACAGTGTACTACTTGATGTGCTTCGACACCAGCGAATGCCCGGGCATCAGGTATTTCTTCAATTATTTCAAAAGAATAAACCAGCACAGGTATTGAAATTCCTTGACAATGAATCTACGATTTCAGAAGAAGCTTCGGTAATTTTGTCCCTGCCGGTGGGGCCCTTTCTAAAAGCGGCCATACACCAGTTATTTTAATATGAAGCAGGAACATATCATAGAGATCATCGCCGCATTGATTGGCAGTATTATTATTGGTTGGCTTGTCAAGAAACTGATCTTCCCCTTTTTGTATAAACTCACCACGCGCACCAAATGGAAGAGTGACGACCTGATCGTGGAAAGTGTGGGTAAATGGGTGATCTTCTGGTTCTTTTTAGCTGCTTGCGTCTATATTTTCCCCATCGGCATGGAGTACCTGCCTTTTGTAAAAAGGAATGAGCACATTTTACGGAATGTGATTGGGGGCATTTATATATTCACACTTACCTGGGTTGCGGCAAGGATAGTAGGAGGCATGTTACAGATTCGTTCGCAGCGAGACGGAAGTGAGATACCCTCCACCTCAATTTTGGCCAATATTGCAAGGGTGGTGGTGTATTGTGTGGGATTGATCCTGATCCTGCAAAATTTTGGCGTAGCGATAGGTCCTTTGTTAACAGCCCTCGGAGTTGGAGGTTTGGCAGTAGCCCTGGCCTTACAGCCAACTTTGTCGAATTTATTTTCCGGTTTACAGATCATTGCTTCGGGTAAAGTGAATATTGGCGATTTTGTGCAATTGGAAGGGGGGCAGAAAGGGTTTATAAAAGACATCACCTGGAGGAATACTACGATCCAGACAGGGCAGAACAATGTGATCATCGTACCCAATAGTAAAATGGCGGATTCAATTGTTGAGAATTTCTTTTTGACCGACCGAAAATTGCTTTTTAATGTTCCCGTGGGAGTGGGTTATGATAGTGACCTGGATAAAGTGGAACGTGTATCCATTGAAGTAGCTCGTTTAGTATTGGCCAATCATGCAGGAGGTATCAAAGATTTTGAACCATTTGTTCGGTTTTACCAGTTTGGCCCAAGTAGTATTGACCTCAAAGTGTTTCTCCAGGTAGAGGAGTATGCTGATCAATTCCTGATCACTTCTGAATTTATTAAGGTATTACGGAATCGGTATGCCTCTGAAGGCATTGAAATACCGTTTCCTATTCGTACGATTATACAGAAGCAGGATGCGGTGATAAGGTAAAGATCATGAATCCAAGCAGAATGCTTAAATCCCCTCTCATTTTTTTAATTTTTCGTTGGCAATAATCCAGTTTAGGAAATTGATTTACGATTCGTGAAAAGTTCATCATAACCTGTTGTTTGTCCAATTTTTGTGATCTCGGAAGTTAGCGATTCAATCTTTGAACCAACATCATCAAACCCTTCCGAGGTTGCTCCTCTTAGTATCTCCACTTCTTTTGTAAGGGTCTCTCTCTTTTTTTGAATAGAAGTGAAATCTACTTTCACTATTTCAAAGTTATTGTCCACTTTTTGAAAGCTTATTACCAGTAGTTCTTTCAGCCTTGTTAACTCAGTGGATACCGCGGAAATTTTTTCCTCCATTTTTTCCATCATTCATGGTTTTACAAGGTTATTAATTTGAAGTCCTCCTCATTTCAGAAAAATCAGGTAACCAAGCAGTAGTGTAAGGTGGGTTGCCCAGAATATTAGCATCCATTTTATTAGTTCTGCTTTTGTGTCTTTAAGAAGCACCACAAATTCATTTGACTGTTTTTCCAACAAGCGAATATTTCTCTTTATTTCCTGCACATCATCTTTGAGGTATTGCACATCTACCTTGAGCGCCGTGACATCCACTTTAATGCCCTGCACTTCCACTTTAAGAGACTGTACTTCTACTTTAAGAGCCTGCACATCCACTTTGAGCGCCTGTACATCCGCCTTGAGCACGTTTACATCTACCTTAAGCGTATTTACATCCTCTTTGAGCACATTTACATCCAGCTTGAGCGTTTGTACATCCAGCTTAAGCATTTGTACATCTTCTTTCACTATTAGAAGACCGGCCTTCGTGGCGACGTCTTTCAACTCTTCTTTCATATTCGCGCTTGATTTTTCGTCGATATAAAGGGTCAAGAGATCCACGGATTCTTTCCCCCATTTAGGGACAAAATTTTCATAGAGTTGAATAAGTGCACTTCTTTGCATATTCACTGGTTTTCACAAAAGTAGACCGGCCCGGGAAGCGAGACAATCCGGTTAACACGTATAAAACCAGGATTTTACACGAGTGACTCCTATCACACACAAATCCAACCTGAATATCCATTTTTGCTTCCTAAATTGCATTGAATGGAGATTTTAGGGTATATCGCTTCATTGGTTATAGGCATTTCTCTTGGTTTAATTGGTGGGGGTGGTTCCATCCTTACTGTTCCTGTGCTTGTCTATCTCTTTGGGGTTGAGCCAGTTCTGGCCACAGCCTATTCTCTCTTCATCGTAGGCACGACCAGTCTGGTAGGCGTTTTTCCGAAATACCGGCATGGAGAGGTCAACTTGAAGCAGGCTGCTATCTTTGGCGCCCCGGCCATCCTCGCTGTTTATGCCACCCGTGCTTTTTTAGTTCCAGCCATCCCGATGGAGGTTTTTCGGGTAGGCGACTTTGTGATGACGAAGTCACTGTTGATGATGGTTCTTTTTGCCATCCTGATGGTCTTTGCCTCGATTTCAATGATACGCGAAAAAACCAAT from Chitinophagales bacterium carries:
- a CDS encoding sulfite exporter TauE/SafE family protein, translated to MEILGYIASLVIGISLGLIGGGGSILTVPVLVYLFGVEPVLATAYSLFIVGTTSLVGVFPKYRHGEVNLKQAAIFGAPAILAVYATRAFLVPAIPMEVFRVGDFVMTKSLLMMVLFAILMVFASISMIREKTNGNAHTEGVRKYHYPLILLEGAVVGTLTGLVGAGGGFLIIPALVLLSKIPMKQAIGTSLLIIAAKSLIGFTGDLGKQTMDWSLLLIITGLAIAGIFIGSSLSKKIHADQLKKGFGWFVLVMGVYIIIKELFV
- a CDS encoding mechanosensitive ion channel family protein, yielding MKQEHIIEIIAALIGSIIIGWLVKKLIFPFLYKLTTRTKWKSDDLIVESVGKWVIFWFFLAACVYIFPIGMEYLPFVKRNEHILRNVIGGIYIFTLTWVAARIVGGMLQIRSQRDGSEIPSTSILANIARVVVYCVGLILILQNFGVAIGPLLTALGVGGLAVALALQPTLSNLFSGLQIIASGKVNIGDFVQLEGGQKGFIKDITWRNTTIQTGQNNVIIVPNSKMADSIVENFFLTDRKLLFNVPVGVGYDSDLDKVERVSIEVARLVLANHAGGIKDFEPFVRFYQFGPSSIDLKVFLQVEEYADQFLITSEFIKVLRNRYASEGIEIPFPIRTIIQKQDAVIR
- a CDS encoding phytoene/squalene synthase family protein, which translates into the protein MFSLFNTVSERCSRATTEEYSTSFASAIRLLHNDMRKPIYNIYGFVRFADEIVDSFHDHDKVTLLAEFKKDTYLAIERGISMNPILQSFQKTVNEYNIDHELIDAFFHSMEMDLTRTSYNEAGYQEYIYGSAEVVGLMCLYVFCEGNKELYKKLEAPARSLGAAFQKVNFLRDVKADFNGLSRVYFPGCDFNNFTAAEKKQIEEDIHRDFHKAYAGILKLPMKSRFGVYVAYKYYLSLFRKICKTGPAHILESRIRIPNYMKMMIVLRASLKNQMGLI
- the idi gene encoding isopentenyl-diphosphate Delta-isomerase: MDQDDIILVNEQDEQTGTSSKTLVHEKGWLHRAFSVFVFDKEGRMLLQRRAEGKYHCGGLWTNTCCSHPRPGELTETAAHRRLQEEMGFDTDLEEIFHFIYQAPFDNGLTEHEFDHVFAGEFDGRVEPDPEEVSEYQYLHLYKIAQMVKQNPEAFTPWFLLALPRVEEWWNKRYQRLLA
- a CDS encoding beta-carotene hydroxylase, which encodes MTALFYVLVLISTFIIMEGVTWATHKYVMHGFLWYLHKDHHQVEPGFFEKNDAFFVIFAVPSMLLIYFGTFNHTWWMQAIGFGIMAYGFAYFMVHDVIIHQRFKWFARSKSTYVRAIRWAHKMHHKHLNKEEGESFGMLYVHRKYWEKVWRDKKLMAGKKVEYAPEAD